The Suricata suricatta isolate VVHF042 chromosome 15, meerkat_22Aug2017_6uvM2_HiC, whole genome shotgun sequence genome includes the window CAGGTAGTCCCCACGCCCGTGCCAGGTCACCTGCATCACTGGCTGCGGGAAGGCACGCTGGCTGAGCatggtcccccccgcccccccccccccccccccccccccgcccctgcacgTCCTGACCCCGCACCTCCGCAGCCCCCATACCTGCCCGTGGGAGACACGCAGCCGCAGGCCCCTCCGGCGCTCCTCCTCCGAGGCCTCCAGCCAGCGGGCCGGCTGCACGGCGGGCTCCTCAGGCGGGATGAAGGTGCTCAGCAGCTGGTCCGTGCTGCCCGCCACCAGCCGGTCCCCCAGGGCCGGGTTCAGTAGCAGCACTGAGTCCTCTCTGCAGGCCAGAGTGACACGCAGCCCCTGAGGCTCAGGCCTGTGCCCGCTTCCCCCAGCGCCCCCCGGGGCCTCACACTTACACTGCCACGGCCACCAGACAGAGAGTAGGGTGAGGGTTCCAGGCGATGCTCCTCACCACACCCCCCACGGGCACAGTCCTCACGCAGCGGGCCGTGGCCACCTCCCAGAGCCGCACGGAGCCGTCGTCGGAGCCTGGACACAGCGAAGGAGGCCTTTGCCacctggccctcccctccccgccccccaagctGGGGGTGCCCCCGCCTCAGGCTCACCTGAAGCCAGCCACTGTCCCTCCGGGGAGACACTAAGGCACCGGACAAGGTCACTGTGGCCCCTGTAAACCTACAGAGGAGGAGGAGTAAGGAGATGGACACCCCCACccacataccccccccccccacagccaccCCGTCCGCCTACCAGGGCCTGGCACGTGGGGAAAGGCTGCAGGTCCCGCGGCCGCGGCAGCTTAGGGATGAGGTCTTCCGGGTCCACGTTCACCTGGGACAGGACAGCAGAGAGTCACCCCACGCCCCCGGCCGTGCCCCTCCTCGGGCCACGCCCATGCCCACCCCCACATACCCTCATCCTGCGCTGCCGTGGGCACAGGTAGAGGTCAAGGCAGCGCTCGAATCGTTCCTGGATGAAGCGGCGGTACGCGGGCACGGCCCGCAGGCTCGGGAACCTGCGCGGCAGGAAGTTCAGCCTCCTCTCGCCCGGCTCCTGCCGCTCCCACGCCAGACGCTGTGGAGACAGGAGTGAGCCAGGGCCTGGGGCCGGAGACGGGGCCCAGTGCCCCACTGAGGCGCGAGGCCCACCTCGTCTTCGCTGAGCAGGTACTCCGGGGGGGGGTTGTAGGACTCGGCATGGCCGGGCAGGGCCAGCTTGGGGGCGGGCACGTGCATCTTGTGCCGGCCCAGCACCGCGTTGGGGTCCTCCTGCGCCCAGAGGTCATAGAAGCCAGGAGTGGGGTCCCGGGGCCGGCGAGGCTGGATCCAGCCCATCTTGATGGCGTGCACCATGCGGGACACCTGCGGGGGCAGACCAGGTCAGCGCAGGCGGCACGGGGGAGCACGGCCCCGACGGAGGGCTGCAcccaccttctccttctccaccAGGGACGGGATGAAGCTGCGCTTGTCAGCGGGGCGGCTGGTCACTGGGTGGACCATCAGGTCCCCACTGAAGAAGTCCACGGCCGGCTGGAGGAAGAAGCACAGGCGTGTGGGCCAAGGCCCTGCAgccgccgcccccccccgccccccggggcgAGCGGCGGCCACGGCCACCTACCTCGTACGGGTCAAAGCTCACGTCCCCAAACTGGCCGCTCTGCAGCCGCCGCACCAGGGCCACCTGCTCATCGGTCAGCCGCACGTCGTGCCCCGTCGTCCGGTCCTGCACCGTGCGCCTAGGGAACCCCCCTTGAGAGCCAAGCCCCGGAGCCACCCGCCTGCGcccacaggccccgcccccggcctgcTCACCAGTAGTCGGGGTCGTCCATCTTGTCCAGGAACTGGTCCAGCTCGTCCCGGGTGCGCAGGGGCTTGTAGATGCGCCTGCCGTCCAGGTCGTAGCCCACGTGGGGGAAGTCCTCGTACCACTCCAGGGGCACATTGCCCACCGTGTTCCGGATGTCCTGTGGGGGCAGCAGGCCAGCGCGTCGGCACCCGGCACCCACCGTGCCCACCCCTCCTGTCAAGCTCCCCATGTCACAGGCATGGGTGGGTCCCCAAGGAGGCCAGTGGGACAgtccccaggcaccctgacacaGGCCCTCTCCCCGGGGTGTGACGTGGCACCGTGGCTGGTGCTGTCCCCCACCGCCCCCCTAACTGGCCCTCAGAGGCGCCGGAGCTGTACCTTCACATTTTCCACTGAAGTGGTGCCAACCCCAGAGCCTCCCCCCTGGATTCCTTGGCCAGGACTCTGGGCAGCCACAGACAAGGGTGACCTCATCGCCCATGGGCTCCCTCCCTTGGTGGGGGCCTGAGGCAAAACCGGGTAGCCAGGGGCAGGGACTCGGGAAGACCCCACAACCCACTCCAAGCGGAGGGAGAAACCACTGCCTTCTGCCCTGCAGACGTTCAGGGAccctctcccagccctccccggtcctgccccccccccaccacggAGCAGCCACATTCCTGGACACACATTCCTGGTCGAGGCCCCTGCCAGCCACCACCCTCCCTCCGCCCAGCACGGAGACTGCTGCCCAGGCGGCCGCTTCCTGAACGGTGgccacgggggaggggcacagatgAGACTGAGCACAGCAGGGAGCCGGAGGGCCCCTTGCAGGAGCACAGGACCCCCTGAGCTCTGCCCATCTGCACCTGTCCACCCCAGACCCGCCAACCTTTGTACTCCCCTCCCAGCAAGCCCCTCCCAGGCACATCCCCGTGCCACTGTCCCCACAGGATGGCAGAGGGGGGTGCTCCGAGTCTATACAGGCCCAGTTCCAGTCCACGAGGCCCTCCCCGAACTGAACAGACCCTGGGGCGTGCAAGaagggaatgggggggggggctctccaGAGCACAGATACAGGCAGGAGCTGGGAAAGAGGAGGGTCCCAGGGGGAGGGTCCAGCTGACACTGAAGTCTGTGCCACCGGGTGACCCCACACACAACTCCACCCCTCAGGGCTCCCCCGTTCCCCTTCACCACTCTGCCTGGACAAAAGGCCCAAGGGTACACAGAAGAGACGGACAGACAGGGTGTGGTCAGGCACCAGCGCCAGGGCATCTGAGTTAACTTGATTGCGCCAGGGGAGACCAGCCTGGGTCATGGGCCCCACCTGACCCTcccgcccacccccccacccccccccactgaGGGAGAGGGACGGAGCTGCAGAGCCCTGGTGCGGCCCATTAGGGGCTTCTAACTTCCCCCGCATCCCCCAGAGACCGCAAGATGCTCCACGCTTCTTCAGCGTGGCGCGCGCAGGCAGAGGGACGAGGGCCCCTGCTCCGTGCGGCCTCCGGGGGCCTGGAGGCGGGGAGGAGGGCGGGCCGGCGCGGGGGAGGGGCCGCCGCCACTATAAAGGCCCGGCCCGCGGCCCAGCTCCANNNNNNNNNNNNNNNNNNNNNNNNNNNNNNNNNNNNNNNNNNNNNNNNNNNNNNNNNNNNNNNNNNNNNNNNNNNNNNNNNNNNNNNNNNNNNNNNNNNNGCTGCGCCTGGCCTCCAGCTACATCTCGCACCTGGGCAACGTGCTGCTGGTGGGCGAGGCCTGCGGCGACGGGCAGCCGTGCCACTCGGGGCCTGCCTTCTTCCACGCCGCCCGCTCCGGCAGCCCtccgccgccgcccccgccgccccccacccGCGACGGCGAGAACACCCAGCCCAAACAGATCTGTACCTTCTGCCTCAGCAACCAGAGAAAGTTGGTGAGTGGCGCCCACTGGGCATCCGTGGAAAGAGGCAAGGAGGATGTGGTGGCCTCTGCCCTGTATCACCCTAGCTACCCACACCTGCGGGGCAGAGAGTGGACCCAGAGGCAGGCAGAGCCCCCGCCAAGCACACACCCTCCGCACCTGTGACCTAGGGGCCcgggggcccagggagggaggcacagcaaGTGCCCCGCTGGGGCGGGCATGGCTGACTTTCCTGGGGCCTTCCCCCCAGGGACACAGGTTCCCGTGGGGGCTGAAGAGGTCCACCCAGGGCCAGGAGGGGGGTCTATGAAGCAGGGAGGACACTAAAACTGGAAGAGGCTGGGGGACCAGACCAGAGTTCAAGCAACTCTGGCCACCCACCCTGTCCCCAAAGgaaggggacccccccccccaatccacTTGCCCTGCCACAGCCCCTGGCACTGGCCTAAAGCTTACTGGGGCACCTGCTGTCTCTCCTCCGGTCCTGGCCCATGCCCTGGGGCTGCCTGCTCAGACCCCGGTGTGGCTAGGGGGTCTGCAGACAGGCTGGGGACAGGGCCGCGCTGTGGGAGCGCTGGCCGGCTGTGATTTACAGCTCCTGCTGCGCTCGGTGGCACCGGAAAAGCAGGGTGAGCAGGGAGAAAACACGGCGCGGCTTTTCCCGATCCCCATTTCCTCTCCAGACAGCACGCGTGAGCTCCTGGGGCCTGAACATctgggaaatttaattttacaattTCGGCTGTGCAGCAGCGTGCCCTCCTCCCCAAAGTGCGCAGGGAAGCCGGGGTGAGCGTGGATGGGGGTGCTTTCAGCACCCGCCACCTGAGACAGCACCCAGtgggggagcccagaggagggctGGCACGGGGTCTCCGCCCAGGCCCTgacactgccccctcccctctgcagagCAAGGACCGAGACAGAAAGACTACGATTCGCAGTTAGAGGTGGACGCCTCGGGGCTCTCCGCggagcagcccctccccctgacCCGACTCAGGCCTGGGCTTCCTGTGAGGGCACCTCTGGCTCCAGTGGGGCCAATGGACGGACAAGCGGCGACAGGACTCTGCACTGGCCCCAGCTGGCCCAGGTCCACTGGAACCTTCTGTGGCGGCTTTCTACCTGGGTTTTCTTCTGGTCACTACGCGCTGGTATTTTGTGTCTTTGATATGATAATATAAAGTCTGGAAACtttgtataattaaaaacaaaacagtatggtcCAACCTCGGAAGTACTGTTCTCTGGAAGGCTCAGAACCCAGCCTGAGCCCAGCCCAAGACCACACTCCCAGCCCTCAGAGCGGTCTCTTCATGCTCCGTCCTCCCCGGGCCCAGAGGCGCCCGTTCCCAGGGGCTGGGCCGACCCTCCCAGGCCTGAGCAGTGAGGCACTTCCGCCCGGCCTGGTGGCTGAAGGAGACAGGCGAGAGTGAGCGAGgctagggaaggagagagggagcccGCTGCCACACAGCAAGGGGCCGGAGCAGTCCAGCGTCCACTCCCAGGGCCTGCCTGGCCCGGGGCCtccctgcaggggtgaggaggccaGAGCCAGCAGCACAATCATGCCAAGCCTTGGGGCCTCGGCCTCTGCAAACAGAGACCCAAGAAGCGGAAACCTGGGGGAGGTTGACCGAGGGGCACCGCCACTGGGGCAGGGTTCCAGCCTGGGTGGGCCTGCGGGCACAGGCCAGATGGCACCCACCTAGGGCACCCAGGCCAGCCCTGCACTCAGCCACTCGCAGCACTGCTCACTCGGGAAGGAGCCCTGGCCGCCTACTGCTCTGCCCCACTGAGCTCCTACAAAGGCCCCACCTGCCTGGGAGGAGGGCAATTCCGAGCCCCCTCCTCGAGCTGTGCACAGCTGGCTGGCCATTAAAACCCTGCAGGTGACAATTACGGTTTAGTGGCTCGAGCTCTGCTGGCACAGCACAGAAGAAAGGCAGGGGCGGCCCTCTGTGAGCCACCTCCCCCACGCTGGCCAGGCGGGCAGGCAGCCTGACTTCCGGCCAGGCCTGGTAGGCAATGGCTGAGGGCGCCAGGTGCCGGCCCTGGGCCCTCCCAGCCCTCGGCATAGGCTCAGGGGCCCCAACTGACACGCTTTCCTGGGGCCCAGGGAGAGGCCAGGTGCTGGCCCACGTGGGCACCCCAACAGGGCAGGGCCAGAGCTGCCCCCCTCCTCTgcacagaggggctcctgggaacAGCAAAGCAGGAAGTGGTGGAGTAATTCTGGAGGAAATTCTCAAAGCCAGAGCCATTAAGGGCTAGAGGGGGGCTGTGTCCAACGTGATAGAAATATAACAGGATAAAAAGTCACCACGGCAGGTTCCATTCAGAGAGAAACCCAACCCCAAATTTCCTTTCCCTAATCCTGCAGGAGCCTCCAGCTggccagaggaaggagggagagggcaggccGGGTCACTGCagaagcccccaccccacctgcctgcctgggGAGCCAGGACCCAGGCCAGAGACACGGGGGGCCAGATGGGGGCTGAGAAAggtgtcccctctcctcccaggcgGGATGTGGTGGAGGCGTCCAGGGAGGCAGGTGTACCCCCAggatctctgcacctgccccccacccccgcttcacTGAGCACTGGGCCCAGTtctggggggtgggcgggggcatggcccacctgcccctccctggccagaATCACATCTCCACACCTGAGCCTGGATGGGGGCTGCAGACCCCCCTCAGAAAGCCCCCCAGGATGATGAGTACCCGAGCGGGCGCCTTGTGGTCACAGAGCAGTGCAGCAGGAGGTGTAGACAGATGGGCACCACGCACACATGAGGCTGAGAGGAGAGTGGAAGCAGAGGAGACACCTTGAGCCCCAGGGCTGACGGGGTGTCAGGAGGCCCCCACAGGGGGGTCTCGCAAATCTGGAAAACTGGGAGAAGACAGGCCGCTGGGATGGTCCCCAGAGACCTAGCCTGTGGGGGCACAGGGCGCACAGTTCTCCACAGCCGAGCCTGTGGCTCCAACAGCGGCTGCAGCTTGGCCGACTCAGGCCTGGGCAGCGCGCCCGGTGCTCCCCGAGCTGCACCGGTAGCCGCGGCGGCCGGCAGAGAGGGCCTGGCCCGCCAGCCAACAGGAGAGagcggaggggcgggggaggagtgCTCCGTCACCCTCCACTGCTCCAGAAATTCAAaccagacggggggggggggggcggcgggccAGCCGGAGCCGGAGCCCCGCCGCCCCGCTGGAGTCCACTCTGCAACTATGGCggctgggctggggtggcaggtgctctctgcccctggcaggccctgcctccctcccagaaGGCCAGCCTCCCCTTCCAACGACAGGGACAAAGACCCGGGGCTCCCTGCATGTGCACCCCAGAGGCAGCTGGAAAGGAGGGGCCGAGCCCAAGCCCTGGGCCGGCAGCCGCCTCTGTGGGCCAAGCTGGGCTGGAAACACTCTGATCGGCCCCGGCTGTCAGCTCCCTGTCCCCGGCCCGGGGAATGAGCTGCTGGCGGCACCACATGATTCATCACCAGGCCTCAGCCCGCAGGCCAGccggcccccaccctgctcagcACCTGTGGGCTGCCAGGAAGCACATGTGACCCCAAGGGGGCAAGCACCTACCGACCCCTCCAGGTCAGGCACCAAGCTCAGAGCGCAGACTGAGGACACAGACACCCCCGTGCTCTCCTGGGGGGCCTCTCTGCCCCAAGCACAAGCCTGTGGGATGAGGCCAGCAGGggaccccaccccccagactGCACCGGACATAAGCGGCAAGCAACAACTGTCGGCTGGGATTTTTCCGCTCTCgaggagcccctcccctccccctccccaaagtgGCTGCAGCTGTCAGGACCGCAGATTGGAAGTGCAGGTAGGGCGCTGGCCggctgcccacctccctcccgtGTCTGTCTGCGAGAGAGGAAGCCGGCCCACCTCTGGAATCCTTCACTCTCTCCTCGTTCTGCCTCTCCCACCTGTCCCCTGGGAGCGCGGGGTCAGCCGCCCTCGCTCAggctctctcttttcccttgccCCTCTCCGATTACAATGCCGGCAGTGTTCGCTCCGCTCCCCCTGCACGAAGCTCCCGCCTGTCTCCGCGTACTGCTCAGCCTTCCTGAGCCTCGGCCTCTCCTCGCTCCTCCGCGGTGTTTAATCTCTGTCAGAGGACGGGGCACAGGAGGCCGGGCTGCATGCCCCAGGCTCACCTGCTGCGTCAGAACCCATCAAAGGTTCCAGGAGGATGAGTCCTGGTTCATGGACCAAAGGGGAGACAGCCAGATCCTACTTGGCTAAAGCCAGGTGAGGAGACCCCAGCAGGCGACAGGGCCAGAAGCAGAGCCCACAGACCAGCTGGCCAGGCCCCGGGGGGGCCAGGTGGGGAGGCCAGAGCCACCTTCCCAAACCTCCTCCCTCAGACTGCCACTTACATTTCCCAACCCAGGTCGCAGGGCACCTCTAGAAGCTGACCCAGACCCCATCGCCTCCCTCTGCCGGTCCCTCTTGAATGTGTGCCAGCCGGGCCCACCCAGCCCACGGCCCGACCCCCTACCAGTCCCTCCATGGGGTTCCCGGGGTGGGGAGACGGCACTGACGCTGCCTGAGCTCCCACGTCTTCGGCCACCCCAGACCCCCACccgcctgcccctctcctggggcTGATCAGGGTGCAGTGGGCAGTCCCACGTGGGGCCACATCTTGCAGGCAGGGCTCCCAGAAACCCCTCTGGAGTGCTGGGTGTGGGCCCAGGCTTGGGGGCCCCCGGCAGAGGGGTGGAGATGCCATTCCGAGACCCACTGTTCAGAGACAGCTGCTGCCTGCTTCAAGTTGGTCCCCAGAGCTCCACACCTGCCGTCCCGGCTCCAGTGAGCGCCAGGACCTCACTCCGGAGGGCTCACCACAGCCCCAAACACTGCCCCGTCCCCAGCCCACTCGGCAGTCACCACCCCCCACCTTTCCCACAGAACCTGCCCTCCACCAGCCacacctcccttctcccacccacctgcccccctGCGTTCGGCTGCCAGGGGCACCGCAGCGGGCGTGGCCTCCTCCACCACCCACACGCCGCCGTGGCTATGAATCAGCCCCCACCTTCACCTGCCAGTGGCCGGCCGTACAGGCCAGACACTGAGAGACCCGGGTCTGTCCCTGGACACTGACCACATCTCTCTTAAGGTACAGCTCCTTCGGCCATTACgctcctcccccccccttcctctctcctgaggAAAGACGCAGCACAGGGAGGGGGTCAGTGGTGGGAGGAGGGCGTGACTCCCGACCCAGCACCGCAGGCCTGGCTCAGAggtggagcagggcagaggcaccGAGGGGCACTCTGCGGTCACGGCCGTCACACCCAGTGCACCCTGCGGCCACCTGCAAGGCCGCGGGTCAGTGCGGCGGGAAGGGGCAGCCCAGAGGCCGGCGAGGGGGTGTGAGGCGGGCGCGAGCAGGCTGAGCGGGGCGCGCTCCACAAACAGCCCGAAACCTGAGCCGCCGGCCCCGCCGCCAGCGCCAGCGGCGACgcgagcccagagcccagagcccagagccggCGGCCAGGGTGGGCGGGGCGGCGGCCCCGGGAGGAGCGGGAGGCCGCCAGGCCGGAGGCAGCTGCCGTTCAGTAGCTGGGAGAAGCCATTAACGGCCGTTTGGCGAGAGAGCAGAAGGGACGCCGGGCGCTGGATGCAGACAGGCCTGGGCCCGTCCCTGCGGGGTCCCAAGTTACTGGGAGGCCAGGGCACCGCGGAGCCGGTCAGGGCTGCAGCCTGGCCCCCGGCCGCCGCGGAGGTCTCTGGGGGGCCAGGACGGTCCCACAGCGGACAGGAGTGGGTCAGGCCCTGGGGCTCAGGGCCTGGGATGAGAGGTGGATGCCTCCCGGCCTCTCGGGCCAGAGTTCACAGCCGCCCCTCACCTCTCACCTACCAccggcctcagtttctcccagcTTCGTGGAACAAAGAGGGGCCCGAAGCTGTGAAGGCcgccggccccctccccccatcccgcCCCACCTCCCCCGGGCCCGGCGGCTGGATGAGATCACGTCTGTGAGGTGCTGGTGCCGTGGGAGGGGGTGAGGTGGacgtgtgggggtggggtggacatAGCCTGCGGCTGCTCCAGACTCCCCCTCCAGACCCAGCGGCACGTCCAGGGGACCTGGGCCCCAATGTGCCTTGGGATGTGCATCTGGGGACCGAGGAGGGCAAACGTACGGAAGCGGGCCTCAGACCATCCCACGAGGGTAGACTGTCACTCATCAGtcagcatgggggaggggctccccAAAGCCAAGGCCAGTAGTCAGAGGGTCCAGAAGccccaaaaaaccccaactcAGGACTCAGACCCAGACccggggggctgggcagggcagggcccaggggaAGGGACGCCACACTGCAGCGTCCaggaagattctctctcccccagaagcacagagcctgctaggacACGTCTGCCCGCGGCCAGAGCCCAAGTGGGGTCCACACGGCATTGACCATCTCCAAGGACGCAGTGGTGAGAAGGGGCGACCCCGATACCAGGATGTGCCCCGACTGTGGCCCCCGAGCCCTAGTCTCCGCACCGGGTCTGTTCAGATGCCGGACGGGACCGCTGGCTGCCCGCCCCCAGGCCTTTCCCCGAAGCCCACCCCGCTTTGCTGGACCTGGAACCACGGAGACACCCAGGTCAGGTCAGGGCGGGAGGGAGCAGAGCGCCCCAGGCACACGTGCTGCTCCGGGAAGCGTCCGCCGGGCCTGGTGCGGCTCCTGAAGGCTGGGCTCTGCCGCCCCCTCGAGCCGCAGGCCGGCTGTGCTGGCAGACGCTCGGGGGAGGCGGGCATCGGCCCCTCCTGGCACTCACACATATGGGATAGTCATTGCCAGAGGAAGCGAGGCGGCCCCGGCAGGCGGGAGGAGCGCCTCCCTGTGGGCAGGCCgaggcccctcccccgcctctgcACTCCATTTACAACCATCATCGATTTCTCAAAATACCAAATATAAAAAAGTAGCCGACAGGATGTGGCTGCCGACGGCCAGAGCCCCTGGGaggggggacaggcagggagccGGCCCCCCCCCACGTGCGCGCCCGCCGCTCCGGCCAGgaaaccatttattttgttttgtctctgttCTCTAAACGCACAGAGGCCAGATCGGGCGGGCGGCCAAGGCTCCTGCAGCCGCTGCCAAGAGAGcgtgaggatgggggtgggggccgag containing:
- the BOP1 gene encoding ribosome biogenesis protein BOP1, producing MGPKRPPEPEPELEPDETSLVCASAPSLQDGSDSGLSESEESVFSGLEDSGSDSSEDDPAEGEDGVSSDKGHSGMEETSEQLVQAGIPSPRTEVARAQGYEEYAEDSSDEEDIRNTVGNVPLEWYEDFPHVGYDLDGRRIYKPLRTRDELDQFLDKMDDPDYWRTVQDRTTGHDVRLTDEQVALVRRLQSGQFGDVSFDPYEPAVDFFSGDLMVHPVTSRPADKRSFIPSLVEKEKVSRMVHAIKMGWIQPRRPRDPTPGFYDLWAQEDPNAVLGRHKMHVPAPKLALPGHAESYNPPPEYLLSEDERLAWERQEPGERRLNFLPRRFPSLRAVPAYRRFIQERFERCLDLYLCPRQRRMRVNVDPEDLIPKLPRPRDLQPFPTCQALVYRGHSDLVRCLSVSPEGQWLASGSDDGSVRLWEVATARCVRTVPVGGVVRSIAWNPHPTLCLVAVAVEDSVLLLNPALGDRLVAGSTDQLLSTFIPPEEPAVQPARWLEASEEERRRGLRLRVSHGQPVMQVTWHGRGDYLAVVLATTGHTQVLIHQLSRRRSQSPFRRSHGQVQRVAFHPVRPFLLVASQRGVRLYHLLRQELTKKLRPNCKWVSSLAVHPAGDNVICGSYDSKLVWFDLDLSSEPYRVLRHHKKALRAVAFHARYPLFASGSDDGSVIVCHGMVYNDLLQNPLLVPVKVLRGHTLTRDLGVLDVAFHPTQPWVFSSGADGTVRLFT